The following proteins are co-located in the Castanea sativa cultivar Marrone di Chiusa Pesio chromosome 8, ASM4071231v1 genome:
- the LOC142605963 gene encoding uncharacterized protein LOC142605963, with translation MTKYAKFLKDIISKKRKLEEHETVMLTEESNAILQKKLPPKLKDPGSFTIPCIIGKSYFDRALCDLGASINLMYFFVFRKLGLGEVKPITISLQLADRSIKYPRGVIEDILVKVEKFIFPADFIVLDMDEDEDPFDIRSTFPCDREDLN, from the coding sequence ATGACTaaatatgctaaatttttgaAGGATATTATATCAAAGAAGCGGAAATTGGAGGAGCATGAAACAGTAATGCTGACAGAGGAGAGTAATGCAATCTTACAAAAGAAGCTACCGCCTAAGTTGAAAGATCCGGGGAGTTTCACTATCCCTTGCATTATAGGAAAATCTTACTTTGATAGAGCTTTATGTGATTTAGGGGCAAGTATTAATCTAAtgtatttctttgttttcagGAAATTGGGTCTTGGAGAAGTAAAGCCGATCACTATCTCTTTACAATTGGCGGATAGATCCATTAAATATCCAAGAGGAGTCATTGAGGACATATTAGTAAAAGTTGAGAAGTTCATCTTCCCAGCTGACTTCATTGTCCTTGATATGGATGAGGACGAGGATCCCTTTGATATTAGGTCAACCTTTCCTTGCGACAGGGAGGACCTTAATTGA
- the LOC142605736 gene encoding SAGA-associated factor 11: MSLPNEDNMASQLSSHFFGDLLDSIIVDVASECHRIARLGLDRNLEDEEEELRLSAQARVRVADPSNSGEGNSKYVVDIFGQSHPSVASEVFECMNCGRSIVAGRFAPHLEKCMGKGRKARPKVTRSSTAAQNRYSRGSPVSTYSPYSNSTSSNRLSNGTSGVAGEEYLNGTFQEP; the protein is encoded by the exons ATGTCATTGCCTAATGAGGACAATATGGCTTCTCAG CTTTCATCTCACTTTTTCGGAGATCTCCTTGATTCCAttattgttgatgtggcatctgAATGTCATCGAATAGCAAGGTTGGGTCTTGATCGTAATttggaagatgaagaagaagaactgaGGTTGTCAGCACAAGCCCGGGTAAGGGTAGCTGATCCTAGTAATAGTGGTGAAGGTAATAGCAAGTATGTGGTTGACATATTTGGACAGTCTCATCCTTCTGTAGCCAGTGAAGTATTTGAGTGCATGAACTGTGGTCGATCTATTGTGGCTGGGAGATTTGCTCCTCATTTGGAGAAGTGCATGGGAAAG GGTAGAAAGGCTCGACCTAAGGTGACAAGAAGTAGCACAGCTGCACAGAACCGGTATTCACGAGGCAGCCCTGTTTCCACATATTCTCCTTATTCAAATTCCACCAGCTCAAACCGGTTATCAAATGGAACATCCGGTGTTGCAGGTGAGGAGTATTTGAATGGCACATTTCAAGAGCCATGA